The nucleotide sequence AGGTAACCATGTTATTTAAACTCAATACATAAAATTTAAAATGACAATTAATTTAGGCTCAAGCAAAGTCATGAACTTAATAATTGATGCCATCGCTTTAAGTGATGGCATCAATCAAATCTATTAAGTTGACGGCTATGGTCTTCCGACCTGACACATTTGGCTAATTTAAGCAATAACTTGTCAGTGGTTCGTTGCTTTATTTCTAATAGTGTGTCTTTATTACCAAGGAATTTCGCCTGTTTCCGGATTATTTTCTTCACTGAAAAACTTACCTGTTGGTCCGTCTTTGTCAATCAAAGCATATTTTACAATTCGTTTTCCGGCATCTTCTAAAGTTCCTGTTCCTCTATGTCCATTGAAATCTGTTTTAGTATATCCAGGACATACTGCATTTACTTTAAAAGAACTTTCCTTCAATTCGTAAGCCAATACAACCGTGTACATATTTAAAGCAGATTTTGATGAAAGATAAACAGCCCCTTTATAATCATAATATTTATAGGCAGGGTCACTATGCAAAGTAATCGAGCCTTGACTTGAAGTCACATTGACTATTCGTGGCTCCGAAGATTTTTTTAATAAATCAATGAATGTTTGAGTCATTCTAACGGCACTGTAGACATTAGCATCATAGGCTGCTTTAAATTGGTCAATAGTTGAATCTAAAGCTGTTTGCGGATACCCCCCATAAATGCCTGCATTATTAATAAGAATGTCCAGAGCCTGTATTTTCTTACCGATTTCGATACGGGCTGCTTGTATCGATTCATCATTTGTTACATCTAACTGAATGACTTCTATATTTTTTATTCCCTCCGCTTTTAGTTTATCAATTGCTTCTCTACCTTTTACTAAATCACGAGAACCAAGGAAAACATAAACTCCTTTTTGTGAAAGTTGACGGGCGACTTCAAAGCCAATGCTTTTATTGGCACCTGTTATTAATGCTGACTTCATTTTTTATTTGTTTAAAATTTATGAAGCAAAAGTAGTCAGTCAATATATAGTGGGAATGGACAAATCTTTTTATTTGCCCGACAAATCCTGTTGGTTTGCTAAAAATTCGCTTACGCTTTGTCCAGTGCTTTTTTTGAAAAGTCGTGAAAAATAATCGGGATCATTGAAGCCCAATTCGTAAGCCAATTCTTTCACAGAAATTTTTGAATAGTGCAGTTTTCGTTGTGCCTCAGTCATCAAACGATTAATAATAAATTCCTTAGGTGAAACACCTGCAAACTCTTTTACAATTCCATATAAACTATTTGAGCTTAGCGCTAATTTTTCGGCAATAGAATTTATTGAATGTTGCTCGGTCAGATTTTTTTCAACCACAAGTTTAAATTCAATGTATTTTGAGAGCTTAGGATTCGATATAATACCTTGCTGTGTACCTTTGAAGTAGGCACTGTTGAGTTCTGTTAAGAGAGCATTCAAATGTGCTAAAATTATTTCTGTATCCGTTTGCTCCTTATTTGTGTATAGTATTTGATTTAAAATTTCAAAAACCTTTTTTACTCTTAGTTTAGCTGCAGGATCAAAATTTAAGGTTTGTTTGTTTAGCGGATTAACTAAAAAAGCAAACTGTTGGGGAAGTAAAGCTAAAGTGTTTTCATCAAACCCTAGTTTATAATATTCAAGTTTACCTGTTTTAGAAGGTGGCTCGAAAATTTGATTGGGTAAGGCAAAAAGTAAGTGTCCATCAGAAATGGTAAAGTCCTGTAGGTCCACTCCGTAAGTTAAAGAGCCACTGTCTATAAAAACAAAGAAATAGAAATTCAATCTATGAGGTTGAAATGCTTTTGGTAAGATTTCAGCAGGCACAAAATGATTTTCGCTTGAACCAACTTTTATTCTAAGTTTGTCATGCTGTTTTTCGATGTCTAATATTCCTTTATCTTCTTGCACTGTGATTGTTTAATTTTTTCAGGTTGTCGCTTTACAATGACCGATAACGGCTGAGCTATGATCCGTGGATTTGTATTAAGTCACGAATTCTCAATAGTCCTAATATGATTTGCCTCACATATGGCGAGTTAAAATAAGATTAACGAGGATTCACGAGAATAGCGATTTCTTCGCTACTTCAGTGGTTTCAGGTCGGAAAGACCTGAAACCACTGGAAGCTTTTACTGCATTACAATCCTTTTTACTTCATACCTGTTATTGTCGTCACTTATCTTTACAAAGTAATTTCCTTTAAGATTTAATGAGCTTAGATCGAAAGACCAAGAGTTTTGGTCGAGTGTTGTTTTATAGACTTCGTGCCCGAAAGTATTAAATATGGTTAACTTTAAGTCAGATCCATTCACTTCAAGTTTTTCAATCGAAACTTGTCCATTTGAAGGATTAGGATATAGTTTAAACAGTTCTGCTTTTTCTTTTTTTGAATTGATAGCTGTAATTATTTGTAATTTATAAAAGCCCCCATCAAAACCTACGGAATATCCTTCTGAATTGGACAGCATTTGAAAATCAATAATAGATGATGAAAAACCTGTCATTTCTGAAAAACTTTTTCCATCATCATAGGAAACCTTAAGGTCTCCGCTACGAAGATATAATGTACCGTCTACTACTTGTATTTTAGCTCCACTTAAATCGGTTGTAATAGGTGTCCAGTGTTCACCACCATCAGTTGTTTTAAGAATCTCAGTTACGGCAAGTGCATATCCGATGTTGGTGGTAGTAAAGAATACATTATTAAAATGCTCACTCGTCGGTTGTGAGATTTGCGACCAGGTCTTTCCTCCGTTAACGGTTTTAAAAATCTTACCACCCTCATTTGTAACAGCGTAACCTATTTTAGACTTTGGATAAGGGAAATGTATTGCAGAGATGGCAGCGCCACCGAATGCATTATTGGGATAGTGCGTCCAGGTTTTACCGCCATTAAAAGAATAAGACACGTCATCATTATTATCTGAGAATGCAAATGCTGTATCTGCATTTTTGATGTAAATTTCTCCTATGTCAATAAGAGCGGTGTTTATTTTTGTCCAATTTTCTCCGCCGTCTGTTGTTCTGAAACCTTCAGAAGGAGCATCTGTTGAAAGGATACCGATTTGTTTATTTGCAAACTGGATCGTGCGAATTGAATTATTAGTGCTGATATTCGGGGTTTTCCAGGTTTTACCACCGTCTTTTGTTTTTAAAAGTGTTGTTGTAACTCCAGCATCCCCTCCGACAAATCCAGTATCACTGTTAATAAAACAAACTGCAATTAAAGTTTCTGTTGTCGGGGTCTTTAATCGAGTCCATTGAGCAAATAGATTAATTGAACTAAATAATGCTAAAACCAGGAAATAATATATTTTCATTTTCTTTATGTTAATGTTATCCTATTCATAAGGCTTTTGGTGCCGCCTCGTTTTAATGAGGTTTCGAACTCCTCTTGTAAAATTAATTTACCTATACACTCTCTTATATGCAATTCAGTTTATACTTAAATAAAAGAGCCTTAGTATCTTTGCTAATGCTAAAGTAATATAAATTTAACAATTTTCTTACAGGTTACTCCTGATGACAATTCCCGAACTATAGTCCTCGTTTGACTCACCTCACATATGACTATTTAAAATAAGATTCAGGAGGATTCACGAGAATAGGAAATGCATCGCTTTATGTAAAGTTTAAAAAGATATTCTTGATCATAGATAACAGATAATATTTTAATTAAGCATTGAATGATTCCGTCCGCTGCAGACAATAGGACAGGGTAAACAATTAAGATTGACGAGGACTGACAAAAAAATCGATAGCATCCCTATTTCAAAATCCCCCTAATACAATCTAACTTTCTATTTATAAATACAGAAATCCAACCATTTAAAACAAATCATTAAAATTATTTTGCATCCTCAAACATTTATCGTAATATTGCATTATTATAATTAATTAACCTATTCAAATGGGAATTACCAAAACAGACAACTTCAACGATAAACAAAACAGAATGGCAAGCCTTGCAAAAGCTATCGGACATCCTGCACGTATTGCCATCCTGGAGTTTTTATTAAAGAAAAATACATGTATCTGTGGCGATCTGGTAGAAGAACTTCCACTTTCCCAGGCAACCGTCTCACAACATCTAAAAGCATTAAAAGAAGTTGGCCTAATCAAAGGCGAGATTGAAGGCACCAGCGTTTGCTATTGCATTGATGAGAAGGTCTGGAATGAAGCTAAAGAGGCCTTCAGCAAGCTGTTCGGTTCCTACAAGGGAGTTAAGTGCTGTTAAAAATTTTTTGACCCAAACTATCGTAATATTACAATGTACCAATATAACAATAACGAACTTAAACAAACAGTATAACAATGGAAAATACAAATGAAAGACTAAAAGGGATAGTAAAAGAGGAATACAGCAAAATTGCTTTACAATCCAAAGGACAAAATGAAACAAGTTGTTGCGGCGCCGGAAGTTGTGGAACCGGTACTTATAAAATTATGAGCGAAGATTATTCAAACCTCGAAGGATACAACCCCGATGCAGACCTTGGACTTGGCTGTGGCCTACCTACCGAATTTGCAAAGATCAAAAAGGGTGATACAGTTGTAGACTTAGGTTCCGGAGCAGGAAATGATAGCTTCGTCGCCAGATCAATTGCAGGCGAAGAAGGAGAAATCATAGGTATAGATATGACAGAAGCAATGATTCAGAAAGCTAAAGCCAATGCAGAGAAATTAGGATTCAACAATGTGCAGTTCAGATTGGGTGATATTGAAGATATTCCTCTATCTTCCAAAAGAGCTGATGTAGTAGTAAGCAACTGTGTAATGAACCTGGTTCCTGATAAGAAAAAAGCTTTTGATGAAGTCTACAGAATACTCAAACCTAATGGTCACTTTAGTATTTCAGATATTGTTTTAAAAGGCGAACTACCCGAATCAATTAAGAAAGAAGCAGAGATGTATGCAGGTTGTGTTTCTGGGGCCATTAAGAAAGGTGATTACCTGGAAATATTGTCTGATGCGGGATTCACTAACATTACTGTTCAGAAAGAAAAACAGATCAATATTCCCGATGAAATCCTCTTGAATTACCTGAATTCAGAACAATTAAACGAATTCAAATCAAAAGGATCCGGAGTTTTCAGCATAACAGTTTATGCGGAAAGACCAGAAACAGAATGTGGGTGCGAACCTGCTGCTAAGTGTTGTTAAATACTTGTATAAATTTATAATTCATGTTATTTCAAACTATTGAAAGTTATATTCAGGATGCTATCAGATCTTTTGATAGCATCCCTGCTGAAAGAAAAAAGACATTAGAGACAATCAGTCATTTCATTCAAAAGAAGGTAGATACAGGTAAAACATCAGAGCTTATTTATGTCTGTACACACAATTCCAGAAGAAGTCATTTAGGTCAAATATGGGGAAAGACGGCTGCCAGCTATTACGGGTTAAAAAATATAAATACCTATTCTGCCGGAACAGAAGTCACTGCATTCAATCCCAATGCTATTAAAGCATTGGAGAAAGCAGGATTTAAAGTTTCCAAATCAGAAGGAGAAGAAAAAAATCCTCAATATGCAGTTTCATATGATGACGAAAAGGAGCTTCCGATTATTTGTTTTTCTAAAACCTATGAAGATACTTCCATTCCCAAAGAAAGTCTTTGTGCAATCATGACCTGCACAGAAGCCGATGGAAATTGTCCGTTCATACCTGGAACAGAATTACGGATCTCCTGCCCTTACAATGATCCAAAAGTCTTTGATGGTACAGCACAACAGGATGAAATGTATAGTGAAAGATGCAAACAGATTGCAATAGAAAACCTTTACATTTTTTCACTAATGATACATTCAAAACGAAAATAAAAATGGTTCAGATTAAAAAAGTCGTCTCTTTTGAAGAGTTAGAAATGATCAAAGAGCTCTTCAAAGAATATGAACAATATTTAAATACTGATCTTTGTTTTCAAAGTTTCAAGGAAGAATTACAAAGTCTTCCAGGATGTTATTCCAGCCCGGATGGAGGATTATGGCTCGCTTTTGATAATAATAAACCAGTTGGATGTGTCGCATTAAAGAAACAAGACTCAAAATACTCTGAAATGAAAAGGCTTTATGTAAAACCAGAATATCATGGAAATGGAATTGGTAAAAAATTGATCGAAGCTACTATTCAGAAATCTAGAGAATTAGGATATGAATTTGTTAGATTGGATGTACTTCCCAAATCAGAAATTGCAATTGCAATATATAAATCTCTTGGATTTTCACCAATTCCCCCCTACTATCAGACAAATCAGGAAGTATATTTTTTTGAATTGAAATTAAAAAATCGTATTTAACAATATAAGCAAGCACAAGCGTGACTATCTCCTATTCATATAATATTCTGGAAAATGGTAAGAACTGCTACAATTAATGATATAACTCAGATTTTAGAAATCTACAATTACTACATCAAAGAGACGGTAGTAACTTTTGAAATAGAACAGCTCGATAATGTTGAAATGACAAGAAGGTTTAATGAAACTATAGACAAATACGAATGGATAGTTTGGCAAGATGAAAGAAATAATATACTAGGTTATGCATATTATAATTCCTTTAGACCACGTGCCGCGTATCAATACAGTGTTGAATCTACAGTTTATTTAAGACATGATTCAAGAGCTAAGGGAATCGGAAAACAACTGTATCAGGAGTTGCTGAAAAGATTTAATAAAAGCAAATACCGTGTTATTCTGGGAACAATTTCACTTCCAAATGAACCCAGTCCGGTTGCATGAATTGTTTGGTTTCAAAAAGGTAGGACATCTTGAATCAGTGGGGTTCAAATTCGGACAATGGATTGATGTAGGATACTGGCAGCTTTCAAAATCTAATAAAGAACCAGCCAAAGGATAAAATATCATTTAAACTCAAAAGCAAGTTAGCTGATCCATTAGAGAGAAAGCGCAAGCCTTGTGGGTGGAAGATTTAATGGTTCTTGATTTTTCTTTGGTTTGTAATATTGCTCCGGCAAAGATCTATTTGACTTAAAAATTAGAGCTCATAAAAAATACTCACAAGCGCCTATTTTGGTATAGTAAAATAAAAATTACTTCCCTTTCCTAATTCACTTTCTACCCATACTCTTCCACCATTTGCCTCCACGAGCTGTTTAACAATAGAAAGACCAAGGCCATAACTTTCAATGTTCTCTTTGCTATGCGCTATTTCAAACCGCTCAAATATTTTGGACAACTTATCTTCAGTAATACCCGAACCATTATCACGGACATAAATCTGATAATATTTATCTTTTTCAACAGCTCCGATTTTAATATCCGGGATTTCTTTGTCCATGTATTTGAAGGCATTGCCTATAAGATTCTGGAGAATTTGCTTAAGAGACGTCCTGTTATAATTAACTATAGGCAAATTATATGAAATATGAATTTGAAAATGAGAAGGCGGATTTAATGTAGTTAGAACATCTTGACAAAGATGCAAAAGATTGATAGGCTCTTTGATCTGCTTTTGCATTTTTGCTGTTTTCAAAACATTTTCAATAATGTCTTTCATATCCTCAACCTTTGCACCAACCATATCCAGCATTTTCATTCCTTCCTCACCAAAAGGTCTGGCCTGACAATCTTCTTTAATAAAAGGCACTAATCCTTCAATTACAGTAAGAGGAGCCTTGAGGTCATGAGAAATGATATAAGCATAGTTATCAAGTGAGTCATTTAACATTTTTAAGTTATCAATGATTATGGACAATTCTTTCGTTCTATCTGTCACACGCATTTCAAGCTCAGAATTAAGGGTCTTTAGTTGTTCAAGAATCTTAACTCTTTCTGTTATATCCTGAACAAATCCAGTGATCCTTATTATTTGCTTATTTTCATTCTTAATTACCCTTGCTTTCCCATAACTCACGCCTAACGAAGAATCTTTCCTAATGAATCTAAACTGATATTCAAATTCATCCTCATAAAAAGTAGTCTTGGTAAATAATTTTTTAATATATTCTTTATCTTGAGGATGTACTACCATAAATAGATTGTCTTCTTTAGGTTCGAATTCATTGGGCTCGTAACCATAGATCCTGAATAATTGATCAGACCAGATGGCACTTTTATTTTCAATATCGAATTCATAACTACCAAGATTTGCCATTCCCTCTGCAAGATTCAAAAGGATTTCTCTTTTCTGGATTTCATGTCTACTTCTTTTCCATTCGGTAATATCCAGGACCGTGCTTATTATTTTAATAGGATTTTCATGGTTATCATAAAATACCTTTCCCCTTGACCAAACATATTTAATTCTATTGCCCGGACATAAAATTTTATATTCAATATCGTAAAGCTTATGGTCAAAAATTGCTTTCTTAATTGCCTTGTTAGCTTTTTCCCTGTCGTCAGGATGAATGAATTCTTCAAAGGGATGACTTTCCAATGATATAGCATCAACATTTTTAATGATGACCGAACAAAGTATTTCACGCATCTCAGGACTTAAGGTTAATTTCCTGGTCACAAAATTCCATTCGTAGCTTCCGATTTTACCTAAGGCCTGCGATTGAAGGAAGATAGACTGAAGGTTTTCCAAGTCAATATCGGCCTCTTTTTGTTTGGTGATATCATCAAAGGTAACAAGAAGTTCAGTTTCACTTATTTTAATCATCACGTTCTTATACCATTTATTAAGACCTTGAAATCCATAATAAAAATCTATTTTAATTGATTCTCCAGTTTCTATGACATTTACTTGTAAATCGAAAACTCCTACTTCTCTCAGATAAGGATATTCTTCCAGCTGTCTTTTTCCAATGAGGTCAGTTCGTGTGTTGCCAAGTAAAAATTCAGCCCAACGGTTGATAAGGATATATTCAAAATCTATAATTTGATTTGAGGAATCTCTTATTACCTTGAATAATAAAATCCCTTGTTCCACCGATTCAAATACTGTGGAAAAAATCCCTGCTTCATTCACTAATTTCTTTTCAAGTCTTTCCCTCATATATTGAAAGAATGTTACAACATCCCTAACCTGTTTTGATTTACTTACTGGCTTCCACTCCTTTATAACAATTATCCTTTCCAATTAGTTATCCCAGACATTTTTATTAATTCTTTCCTTATACTATGGAATTATTACGCAAGCTATTCGAATCTGACTTTATGCCTCATGGCCATTGTTATTTTTGGAAGCCGGAAATTTATTTGACCAATGCAATCAGTGACACCATTATTGCTATAGCCTATTTTACTATTCCATTTAGTATTGTATATATTGTTAAAATCAGAAAGGATTTTAAGTATTATTGGTTATTGATTCTATTTGCCATATTTATTCTGGGATGTGGAACAACACATGTGATGGATGTGATAAACATTTGGAAGCCTTACTACCATCTTGATAGCTTGTTTAGAGTAATTACCGCATTGGCATCTATAGGAACAGCAATTGCTTTACTTAAGTACACTCCGGAAATAATATTGATACCTAATACAGAAGAATTCAGAGGGATAAATATAAAACTACAAGAACAGATCGTATTATTAAATCAAAAAGAGGAGCAGTTACGTATCGCCCAGATTCAATTATCCAAAGTAAATGAAGAGTTGGAAAAAAAGGTAAATGAAAGAACTACTGATTTAAGAAATGCGAATGAACAATTATCAAAAAGGTCTTTGGAATTGGAGCTAAGTGAAGGAAAACTTAGAACCTTAGCAGACAATATACCTAACCTTGTATGGATTGCAAACAAAGAGGGGGCAATCTCATGGTATAACAGCAGGTGGTATGAATATACAGGTAAAACACCTGAAGAAATGGAAGGTTGGGGATGGCAATCAGTGCATGATCCTTCTATCCTACCGGTAGTACTTGAGAAATGGAAAAATTCAATATCCACCGGACGACCTTTTCAAATGACTTTTCCAATTAAAGGAAAGGATAATAATTATAAACAGTTCCTCACAAGAGTGGTGCCGATAAAAAATTCAAAGGGAGAAATTGAAAATTGGTTTGGAACCAATACTGATATCACTCAGGAAATAATGGCACAAAAAATCTTAGAAGAATTGGCCTATAGTCAACGTCAGTTTAAATCAACTTTTGAGCAAGCAGCAGTTGGTATGGCCCATGTAGCACAAAATGGAAAATTCCTTTTACTGAATCAAAAGTATTGCGAATTACTTGATTATTCCTTAAATGAGCTCATTGATATACCTTTTAAAGATATTACATTTCATGAGGATATTAATGCTGATTTGGAACTATTTCAAAAACTCAAAGAAAAAGATATTCCTTATTATAAGATTGAAAAAAGATACATAAAAAAAGATGGTAGTATTATTTGGGTTAATCTTACAGCTTCCATTGTTTGGAATGAAAAGGGAAATTATGAATACGCAGTTGCCATTGTTGATGATATAACCGTACGTAAGCAAATCGAAGAAAAATTAATTCACTCCAATATTGAATTAAAAAAAATCAATACTGACTTGGATAATTTTATATATACCGCTTCTCATGATTTGAAAGCTCCTATCTCTAATATGGAAGGACTCCTACATACTATTTTCGATGAGACTAAAGATATATTTACAATAGATGTTCTTCAGCTTTTGAAAATGATGGAAGAGTCTATTAACCGGTTGAAGATAACAATAAAAGAACTGGCAGAAATTAGCAGAATTCAAAAAGATACCGAAGATAAAAGAGAGCCAATTTCTGTGATGGAAATTTATAACGAATACATAGAAGTTCATAAGGATAAGTTAGCAAAATGTAATGCTATTTTCACCACCGAATTTAATGAAAAAGAAGTTTACCTTTCCAAACAAAATTTCAGAACAATTATATACAATCTAATCAATAACTCCATTAAGTATCACCATCCGCAACGGAGTCCAGTAATTCATTTAAATACTTATCGGGAGGATAATTTTGTAGTTTTTAAAATAACTGACAATGGCATTGGATTTGACATGAGCCAAAAAGATAAAATTTTTGGAATGTTTAAGAGATTGCATGCACATGTTCCTGGATCTGGGGTTGGTTTGTATTTAGTTAAAAGAATTGTCGAAAATTCAGATGGAAAAATAGAAGTCAACAGCGAAGTTCAAAAAGGTTCTGAATTCAGAATATATCTACCTATTATTGATTTTAGGTAATTAAGTTTGAACAAACATAATTAATCCTCCTATTCCTCAGCCTGTGTTTGCTCCATAGCCGTCAACCTAACATTGTTCTGTAAACCATAATCGGCTGTTTGGTCATCCTGAGCCCTGCGAAGGATCTGATAGTCACAAAAAATTTGTTATTTAAACTACCATTCTGCCAGATAGTTAATTTTATTCATTTTGAAAGCGCAGAGTGACAAAGAAAAGATTCTCCATAAAACAAGAAGCCCCGACCAAATCGGGGCTCCTTGTTTATATTGAAATACAAGCTTTTATTGAAAATGAAAGCCAATGATAATTTACTTTTTAACAACTTTCATTATTTCCGTCTGACCTTCCACATACACAAAGTAAATCCCGCTTGACAAATGTGAAAGGTCAATAATACCGGCGATGGATTGTTCCTGATGTACAATAGTGCCTAATGCATTAGTCAGCGTAACGGATTTGCTATCACAATTCTTCAATTGCAATTTATCATAAAAAGGATTTGGGAAAGCTGTCATTTTTGTATCAGGCTTCTCCACTACCGAAGTAACAACTTCAGTCAGGAACGGAGAACTATACTTCCATAATCTCGGAGTTTGATCTGTGCTAAAAGCTCCGGCATTTAAATATCCTGTAGCGAAGTACAATGTTCCATTTACATTAGTAAGATTATAAGTTCCAATATAACTGTCTGCAGGATCCGTAGTAAGTTTATTCACCTGATGCGGAATGGTATCATTTATATTCATTTGAAAAAGTCCATAGTCACTTATAAAATCACTAAGATTATCTTCATCTGTCTGACTAATATAAAATAAAGTAGGGCCAATATTTTCAACACCTCTATACTCTGAATAATAAGCTTCTATAAATAAGAAACGAAAAGTATTTTCCGGAGTTCCATCTGTTTGCCAGAAATATCTACCGGATTCACCTGCTATGATCAGAACAGCCTTCCCGTCAACTTCCTTGAATTCTACTGAATGTGGATCAAATCCAATAGGTTCAGTCAACTGTACTGTACCTTCAGCTGTTCCATCTGTAATAAAGACAGGGAAATTCATTGCCAGATTATTATTTACAACAAACAGAATCTTGCCTTTGTAATATTCTATAAGACTAAAATTATAACCAATATCTATTCTTTGTAAAAAAGTAGTATCACCTATCGACCCGTTCGTTGAATATATTTTAAGGACATCATCTCCTGTACCATATTCATGAAAACTAGTAGCAAAGATCAACTTATCATCAAGCACGCCCAGTATCCTGACAAATGCAAAATTATTATCTTGCGTTCCGTCTATATTATCAGCAAAATCATCATCCTCCAGAATTACTTCAGGTGTAGCTCCAGGGCCATTAGTTCGAAGCAAAGAATCACCAGAAATATAGTATGTGTATCCATTTAATACGTATGGTGCACTTTCGGATGGAGGAAAGGGAAAATCATCACCGTTTGGTTGAAGAACAGTTCCAAGAGCTGTACCATCTGAAATATAATATTTCGGCGAAGGATCTTGAGTAACGATATATATATTCTCATTATCTGTTAAAATTGAAGCAATATGTTCATTCAGATCGATCACCATTTGAGTATTTGCCGGGTTACCACTGGAATGCCACAATTGATCTTTGATAGCAAAGTAAAGATCTTCGCCCTCTCCAAATGGGGTAAAATGACTTGGACGGTCTGGCAGTTCAGAAACTAGTTGTGGTTGTGACATCAGCAGGCCACTAAGTAAAAAAAAGACGACGAAAAGTAAATTTTTCTTCATGAGTATATTAAAATTTAAGATTAAACATAGTCACCCAACCCCTGGAAAAATAAAATGTTTTAGGAGGTAATATCGCTAACCCGATTCTAAAAAAAGTTATTCCTATATCTTCCTATAGCTCAAACTGTTGCTCCTCTCCTACTCCTTCGCAAACTACTTCCTCTTATTGGGTCTGTCACAGTTATTCTATTGTAAATATTTGGGATTGATTCTTTTAAAATATTTATCTTAAAAATAAAAAAAGGTCCAGGAAAATTTCCCGGACCTTTTGTTCACTAAACTAACTGATACTTGAATTTATTT is from Sporocytophaga myxococcoides DSM 11118 and encodes:
- a CDS encoding PAS domain-containing sensor histidine kinase, which translates into the protein MERIIVIKEWKPVSKSKQVRDVVTFFQYMRERLEKKLVNEAGIFSTVFESVEQGILLFKVIRDSSNQIIDFEYILINRWAEFLLGNTRTDLIGKRQLEEYPYLREVGVFDLQVNVIETGESIKIDFYYGFQGLNKWYKNVMIKISETELLVTFDDITKQKEADIDLENLQSIFLQSQALGKIGSYEWNFVTRKLTLSPEMREILCSVIIKNVDAISLESHPFEEFIHPDDREKANKAIKKAIFDHKLYDIEYKILCPGNRIKYVWSRGKVFYDNHENPIKIISTVLDITEWKRSRHEIQKREILLNLAEGMANLGSYEFDIENKSAIWSDQLFRIYGYEPNEFEPKEDNLFMVVHPQDKEYIKKLFTKTTFYEDEFEYQFRFIRKDSSLGVSYGKARVIKNENKQIIRITGFVQDITERVKILEQLKTLNSELEMRVTDRTKELSIIIDNLKMLNDSLDNYAYIISHDLKAPLTVIEGLVPFIKEDCQARPFGEEGMKMLDMVGAKVEDMKDIIENVLKTAKMQKQIKEPINLLHLCQDVLTTLNPPSHFQIHISYNLPIVNYNRTSLKQILQNLIGNAFKYMDKEIPDIKIGAVEKDKYYQIYVRDNGSGITEDKLSKIFERFEIAHSKENIESYGLGLSIVKQLVEANGGRVWVESELGKGSNFYFTIPK
- a CDS encoding PAS domain-containing sensor histidine kinase codes for the protein MELLRKLFESDFMPHGHCYFWKPEIYLTNAISDTIIAIAYFTIPFSIVYIVKIRKDFKYYWLLILFAIFILGCGTTHVMDVINIWKPYYHLDSLFRVITALASIGTAIALLKYTPEIILIPNTEEFRGINIKLQEQIVLLNQKEEQLRIAQIQLSKVNEELEKKVNERTTDLRNANEQLSKRSLELELSEGKLRTLADNIPNLVWIANKEGAISWYNSRWYEYTGKTPEEMEGWGWQSVHDPSILPVVLEKWKNSISTGRPFQMTFPIKGKDNNYKQFLTRVVPIKNSKGEIENWFGTNTDITQEIMAQKILEELAYSQRQFKSTFEQAAVGMAHVAQNGKFLLLNQKYCELLDYSLNELIDIPFKDITFHEDINADLELFQKLKEKDIPYYKIEKRYIKKDGSIIWVNLTASIVWNEKGNYEYAVAIVDDITVRKQIEEKLIHSNIELKKINTDLDNFIYTASHDLKAPISNMEGLLHTIFDETKDIFTIDVLQLLKMMEESINRLKITIKELAEISRIQKDTEDKREPISVMEIYNEYIEVHKDKLAKCNAIFTTEFNEKEVYLSKQNFRTIIYNLINNSIKYHHPQRSPVIHLNTYREDNFVVFKITDNGIGFDMSQKDKIFGMFKRLHAHVPGSGVGLYLVKRIVENSDGKIEVNSEVQKGSEFRIYLPIIDFR
- a CDS encoding T9SS type A sorting domain-containing protein, with product MKKNLLFVVFFLLSGLLMSQPQLVSELPDRPSHFTPFGEGEDLYFAIKDQLWHSSGNPANTQMVIDLNEHIASILTDNENIYIVTQDPSPKYYISDGTALGTVLQPNGDDFPFPPSESAPYVLNGYTYYISGDSLLRTNGPGATPEVILEDDDFADNIDGTQDNNFAFVRILGVLDDKLIFATSFHEYGTGDDVLKIYSTNGSIGDTTFLQRIDIGYNFSLIEYYKGKILFVVNNNLAMNFPVFITDGTAEGTVQLTEPIGFDPHSVEFKEVDGKAVLIIAGESGRYFWQTDGTPENTFRFLFIEAYYSEYRGVENIGPTLFYISQTDEDNLSDFISDYGLFQMNINDTIPHQVNKLTTDPADSYIGTYNLTNVNGTLYFATGYLNAGAFSTDQTPRLWKYSSPFLTEVVTSVVEKPDTKMTAFPNPFYDKLQLKNCDSKSVTLTNALGTIVHQEQSIAGIIDLSHLSSGIYFVYVEGQTEIMKVVKK